DNA sequence from the Caulobacter segnis genome:
CCCTGACCGAGATCCCGGCCCCGCCGTTCAAGGAGGAGGCCCGCGCCAAGGCCTATCTCGAGATGCTGAAGGCCCACGGCCTGACCCATGTCGAGATGGACGCCGAGGGCAACGTCATGGGCGTCCGTCCGGGCGCGGCGACCCAGGGCAAGGGCCCGTTCGTGGTCATCGCCGCCCACCTCGACACCGTTTTCCCCGAAGGCACCGACGTGAAGGTCAAGCGCGAGGGCACGCGGCTGATGGCCCCCGGCATCGGCGACGACACCCGCGCCCTGGCCACCCTGCTGGCCTATTTGCGCGCCCTCGACGCGGCCGGGATCAAGACCAAGAGCGACATCCTGTTCGTCGGCAATGTCGGCGAGGAGGGGCCCGGCGACCTGCGCGGCATCCGCCACCTCTTCAACAAGGGTGCGTACAAGGGCCGGATCAGCGCCTTCTTCTCGATGGACGGTTCGGACCCGTCGCGGATCGTCGACAAGGGCGTCGGCTCCAAGCGCTATCGCGTGACCTTCAAGGGTCCGGGCGGCCACAGCTACGGCGCGTTCGGCATCGTCAACCCGATGGCGGCCATGGCCAAGGCGGTGACCGACCTCTACGCGGTCGAGACGCCGAAAGAACCGAAGACCACCTATTCGGCCAGCGTCACCGGCGGCGGCACCTCGGTGAACTCGATCCCGGGCAGCGTCTTCATGGAGTTCGACATGCGCTCGGAGAGCGCGGCCGAGCTGGCCAGGCTGGACCAGACCCTGGTCGGCATCCTCGACAAGGCGGTGGCGGGCGAGAATGCCGCGCGCTCCACCAAGGACGGCAAGATCAGCTACGAGGCCAAGGTCATCGGCGAGCGGCCGGCGGGGAACACGCCGCAAACGGCGGACATCGTGGTGCTGACGGCGGCGGCGGCCACGGCCCTGGGCTTCACACCCCAGCACGAGGACAGCTCGACCGACTCCAACGTGCCGATGAGCTTAGGGATTCCCGCCGTCACCATCGGCGCCGGCGGCAAGGCCGGCCGCGCCCATGCCCTGGACGAGTGGATCGACGTCGAGAAGGCCGAGAGCCTGAAGGGCATGCAGGTCGGCCTGGCCGCCCTGCTGGCCGTGGCGGGGGTGGACTAAGGCTTCGCCGGCGCCTTCCGCGTCACCAGCCAGATCCCGCCGCACACCAGGGCCAGCGCCGCGGCGTTCTTCCAGGCCAGCACCGGCTCGTGCAGGAACAGCGCCGACAGCAGCACCCCGAACACCGGGATCAGGAAGTTGAACACCGCCAGCAGGCCGACCGGGTTGTGCTTGATCAGCAGGCTCCACAGGGCGAAGGCGGCCGCCGACAGCCCGGCCATATAGGCCAGCAGGGCCAGGGAGCGCGCGTCGAAGCCCGTGAGCGCCCCGCCGCCGGCGAAGCCGATGGCCAGGAGGCCCGCGCCGCCGATCGACAGCTGCCAGCCGGTCATCACCATGGGGTCGACCTTCTGCGAGATCGACTTGCCCCAGATCGAGGCGGCGGCCAGCACGAAGGCGGCGGCGACCACGAAGCCCTCGCCCAGCAGGCTGAACTCGAAATCCAGCCCCTTTCCCCCAAGGTTCACGGCCAGCACGCCCGCGAAGCCCAGCAGGCAGCCGGCGACCTTGCGCGGCGTCAGGCGATCATCGGGGAACAGGAAGTGGGCCAGGATCACGCCGAAGAACGCGCCGGTGGCGTTCATGATCGACGACTTCACGCCGGTGGCGTGCGCCAAGCCGACATAGAAGAACACGTACTGCAGCGTGGTCTGGAAGACGCCCAGGCCGACCACCCGCGCGACCTGGTCTTTCGGCACGGCCAGCGGCTTGCGGTTCAGGACGGCCAGCACCAGCAGGATCAGCCCGGCCGCCAGGAACCGCCAGCCGGCGAACAGCATCTGCGAGGCCGTATCGGTCTTGGCCACGTGCAGCAGGGCGTAGCCCGCCTTCACCGCCGGAAACGCGCTGCCCCACAGCAGGCAGCACAACACCGCCATGCCGACGACGAAGCGGCGGTCCTGATAGAGATTGGCTGGGTGAAGGGTCTGGGAGGGGGACAAGGCGGAACCTGAAAAAGACATCGCCGCTCCACGACAGGCGGAGCGGCGACTCGACGGTCCTTCTAGGCAGGCCGATCCGGCGGTTCAACCGCCCTAGGCGAATACGGTGAGCAGGACGGGCAGCACCGTCCCGGCGATCAGCAGGCCCCAGGCGACCTTGCGGTCACGCCCGTAGTTCACCGCCATCCAGACGCCCAGGACGGTGGCCGCCGTGAGCGCCAGGGCCACGACCAGGAAGATGGCCTTCAGCAGCACCGTGCCGACCTGGGGGCCTTCCTCGCGTTTCTCCGGCGTGGCCGCCTTGGCGGCCCCGGGCGCGGTCGGCGCGGCGGCCGGCGGCGCGCGCTTGGGCTTCAGCTGGAAGACCTGGTCCTTGTGCAGCATGCCCAGCTTCTCGATCACCGGCGCCGGCTGGTAGGCGCCGCCGTGCGACTCGTGGAGGCCGTACAGCTGGAGCGCGCCGGTCAGCGCGAAGAAGATGACGCTGGGCGCGATGAAGACCCCCAGCCAGGTGTGGATGCGGCGGATGAAGGCCAGCCTGAGGGCCGGGTTGGCGCGCGGGGGCTTGGTCACGACGGGCTCCTGATGCGGCCGCTGGCCGGCCGGGAGCTTGACCTTAGCGGCTCGGCCGCGCCGCGCCCTTGATATGGCTCAGGTCAGCGCAGGCTGCTCTTGACCCTGTCCAGGTCCGCCGCCGCCAGCTTGGGCGTGTCGTCGCCGACGACGGTCGCGCCACCATCGGCCAGCATGCGGTCGATGCGGGCCTTCTGCGACTTGAACGAGGCCAGTTCCGAACCGGCCAGGATGGTGCCCTGCGGGACCTTGGCCCCGACCGGATTGATCCGCTCGCCCTTCAGCCAGACCTCGTAGTGCAGGTGCGGGCCGGTCGCCAGGCCGGTCGAGCCGACATAGGCCACCACCTGGCCCTGGCGGACATGGACGCCCGGACGGATGCCGGACGCGTAGCGCGAGATGTGGCCGTAGCCGGTGTCCCACTGGCCCGAATGGCGGATGCGCAGCCAGTTGCCATAGCCGGCCCAGCGGCGGGCCTCCAGCACCACGCCGTCGCCGGCGGCCAGGATCGGCGTGCCCGTCCCGGCCCCGAAGTCGACGCCCTTGTGGGCGCGGGTGTAGCCCAGCACCGGGTGCTTGCGCTGGCCGAAGGTCGAGGTGATCCGCGCGCCGTCCACCGGCGTGCGCAGCAGGAAGCCCTTGATGTTCTTGCCCAGCGCGTCGAAGAACTGTGTCTTGCCCTCGGCGTCGCCCTTGCGGTCGAAGGCGTAGAATTTCTGGCCCTTGACCTCGGCGTATTCCAGGTCGCCAGCCTCGATGGTGCGGCCGCTCTCGGTGACCTTGCGGTCGAACACCAGGCAGAAACGGTCGCCTTCCTTGATGTCGCGCGAGAAGTCGATCTTGTGCGAGAACAGCTTGGCCGCCTGGCTGATGATCGCCGGCGTGCCGCCGACATTGGCCACGCTCTCATAGAACGAGCCGTTCATCTCGCCGCAGGCGACCTTCTGCTCGTCGCGGACCTTTTCCTCCAGCTCGCGCAGGCGCAGGGCGCCGTCGAAGGTGCGCGAGACGGTCAGGGTCGAGGATGGGCTGGCCCGCATCGACAGGCCGACCAGACGGGCCGGGCCGCGCTGGCCCCGACGCTGGGCGATGGCGGCCTCGAAGGCCATGCCGGCCTTGATGTTGACGGTGTCGATGGCGCCTTGCAGGACCGAGACGACGGCCTGGGCCTCCTCGGGAGCGACGCCCGCGCGCTGCACGGCGCCTTGCAGGGTCTCGCCGGGGCGAACCTTGACCGCGACGTTCTCGGGACGCTCGAAGCCGGGCTGGGCCTCGGCGCTGGCGAAGGCCACGTGTTGCAGGGCGACCAGGGCGGCGGGATCCAACGCCGCCTTCTCCGTTCCCGGAGTCTTGGCGTCGTCGGCGGTCAGCTTCCAGCCCAGGCCCAGCGCCGCCAGGCCGGCGACGGCGATGAAAATCCTCGGCGCCCAGCGCGTCGCGCTGCGTCGCGGATCAAATTCCTGCATCGTGCCCCCGTCGGTGCGATGCCGCGCAAGTCAAGATGACACGGCTAGGATGCCCCCCTAGCGGTCGTCGGACCGGACCATGCTCAGACATGCTCGCGGCGGCAAGGACTATTCGGCGCTTCGGCCGATTTGTCACGGCATGGTTAACATCGGTTAACAGCCGAAACGTAACCATATGATCCAAATAAGAAAACGCCCACCGTCTCCGGTGGGCGTCTTGTGTACGCTTCACATTTACGCTTACTGAATTCGTCCGAGATCAGGCCGCGTTGACCTGTTCGTTCGGGTCGCGCAGCACGTAGCCGCGGCCCCAGACCGTCTCGATGTGGTGCTTGCCATGCGCCGAAGCGGCCAGCTTCTTGCGCAGCTTGCAGATGAAGACGTCGATGATCTTCAGCTCGGGCTCGTCCATGCCGCCGTACAGGTGGTTCAGGAACATTTCCTTGGTCAGGGTCGTGCCCTTACGCAGGGAGAGCAGCTCAAGCATCTGATATTCCTTGCCGGTCAGATGCACGCGGTTGCCGTTCACTTCGACGGTCTTGGCGTCGAGGTTGACGATGATGTCGCCGGTCTTGATAACCGATTGGGCGTGCCCCTTCGAACGACGGACCACCGCGTGGATGCGGGCGATCATCTCGTCCTTGTGGAAGGGCTTAGTCATGTAGTCGTCGGCGCCGCCGGCGAAGGTCTTCACCTTCGTATCGATCTCGGCCGTGCCCGACAGGATCATGATCGGGGTGTTGATCTTCGCGACCCGCAGGGTGCGCAGAACATCGATGCCGCTCATGTCAGGCAGATTGAGGTCGAGCAGGATGAGATCGTAGTCGTAGATCTTGCCCAGATCGACGCCTTCCTCACCAAGATCCGTCGTATAGACGTTGAAGCCCTCAGACTTCAGCATCAGTTCGATGGTCTGCGCCGTCGCGCTGTCATCCTCGATCAACAGTACGCGCATGAGCCCCTCCACGCCAAATCTGGCGTATTCGAACGTCTTAGGCGGAGAGCCGCCGGTCAAACTCTTCGACCACTTTGCCGGAGAGTTAATTTAAGACTGGTTAATGGTGAATGTTTCCGTCGGTCGAATGGTTAATCTGATTTGCGAATCGGGTGCAAGCGGGTCTCGACCCCTTGGTCACATTGGTCGCACGCGTCGCAGGGGGCCTGTTGGGACGCCCGAGCGACCGCCGGAAATCGCCAGGATCCGTGCCCTGAAAGCGGTCCGAACGCCGTTACTCCGTTAAGGCGCGGGTCGACGCCATTCGCACCTGAGGCAAGATTGCGGCGTTCCGTCGCGGGAATTTGATCGCCATGCTCGCGCTTTCCGGGTGCTCTCCTGACGACCGAAGCTGAGCCGTTTCAAGGGGCCGCGACGCCCCGCCGCAGGGCTTCAGGCCGGCTTTTCCGCCGCCAGCCAGCCGGCGGCCCGCAGCCTGGCCACCGAGGCGCGGCTGACGGGGGCCGTTTCGCCGTCCACCAGCCTCAGGCGCAGGTTGCGGCCGTCGCGCTCGACGCCGGCGATCGCCCGCCGCGCCACCCACCACGAGCGGTGGACCTGCAGCCCCTCGACGCCCGTCAACCCCGCCGTCACCCGCGCCAGCGGCCCCATCTCCAGGCGCGAACCATGCTCGGTGCGGATCCGGACATAGTGGTCCTCCATCCTCAGATAGAGGACGGCGCCGGGGTCCAGCGCCGGCGCGGCGGTCTCGACGGGGACTAGCCCCTCGCGCGCGGGCGCATGCGAGCGCGGGTACGGGTAGGGGCGCACGCGGATGAAGTAGTAGGCCAGCACCAGGGTCGTCGCGATCGCCACGCACTGGCCGTACCATTCCAGCGGCGACACGGCCCGGGCGATCCCCGGCCACAGGGCGATGGCGACAACGCGCAGCGGCGCGCCCTGCAGGACGCTGCCGACCAGGATGACCGGCGGGATCATCGTCCAGTCCGGCCAGCCCAGCCGCCGCGCGCCCACGCCGGCCAGTCGCGCCAGGCCGCCGAACAGCAGCATCCCGCAGGTGAGGCTGCCGGCCCAGTAGGCGATCCGCAGCGCTGGCCCGCCGTTGAAGAAGCTGCCGAACGGCCCCATCAGCCCCAGCAGCACCCCGACGCCCACGGCCACGCCAAGGTCGACCGCCCATTCACGGGCGGTCCCCAGCAGCGGCGGGTCGGAGACGCGGGTGGTCATGCCCCTCGTATAGATCGCCGTTACGCGGAGTCGCCAGTCTCCGCCCGTTCGCCGCTTCGCGAACCCATTCGCCCATTCGCGCAGGAACGCTGGCCGGACGGCGTTTCCGCCCTCAAAGCGGGGGCCATCGTCACTCGCTGAAGGACCGTCATGTCGCTCCGCCACGCCCTCGCCGCCGCCCTGCTGGCGGCTGTCGTTTCATCCCCCGCCCTCCTTCCCTCCCAGGCCCTCGCCGCCAACGCCGGCTTCATGGTGCTGCGGGAGCCCCGCGCCGATGGTCAGGCGCCGGTCGAGGTCGGTATCTGGTACCCCACCGACGCCAAGCCCACCTTCATGGCGCTGGGCAGCTGGGGCCACACGGTGGCGGCCGGCGCGCCGGTCGCCGGCGAACACCTGCCGTTGATCGTCATGTCGCACGGCAACGGCGGGTTCTTCGGCGGCCATGCCGACACCGCCCAGGCCCTCGCGGAAGCCGGGTTCGTGGTCGCCGCCCTCACCCACCCCGGCGACAACTACAAGGACCAGAGCCGCGCCAGCGCCATGAGCGACCGTCCCGCCGCCCTCTCGGCCCTGATCGGCTGGATGCTGGAAAGCTCGCCGCTGAAGGCGAAGTTGGACCCCGCCCGCGTCGGCGCCTTTGGGTTCTCGTCGGGCGGCTTCACGGTGCTGGCGGCGGCCGGCGGCGAGCCGGACCTTTCCAAGGTGCTCGCCCACTGCCAGGCCCATCCGGCCAATTACGACTGCCAGCTGACCGCTCGCATCCCGATCCCCGCCGACGGCCTGACGGCCCGTTGGATCCACGACCCGCGCATCAAGGCCGTGGTCTCGGCCGCGCCGGCCCTGGGCTTCACGTTCGGCGCCGACGGCCTCTCGGGGATCACCGCGCCCGTGCAGCTGTGGAAGGCCGCCGACGACGAGATCCTGCCCGGCGACGACTACGCCGAGGCGGTGCACCGGAACCTCTCCCGCCCCCACGATTATCGCGTCGTCCCGGGCGCGCGGCACTTCGACTTCCTCACCCCTTGCGACACCGCGCCGCCGGGCGGGGCCCAGGCCCTGTGCGCCAGCGCGCCGGGCTTTGACCGGCGGGCGTTTCACCGGACGTTCAACGCCGCCGTGACCCAGTTCTTCACCGACCAATTGGTCGCACCGGTGAAGTCGCTTCCGGGTCACTGAGTTCATACCCGATTAACCACGATGGCCGAGTCTGCGCGGGTGCTTCAGGAGCTGTCTTGCGTAGCCTCATCGCCGCCGTCGAACGTATCGATCCCCTGACCGTCTATGGCCGCGTGGCCGCCGTGAACGGTCTCTTGATCGAAGCCCGGGGCGGCCTGACCCGCCTGGCGGTCGGCGCGCGCGTCGAGATCAGCCGCATGGGCGAGAAGCCGCTGCCGGCCGAGGTCGTCGGCTTTCGCGAGACCCGCGCCCTGCTCATGCCCTTCGGCCCCGTCGAGGGCGTGGCCCCGGGCGCGGAGATCCGCATCGTTCCCGAAGGCGCCGTGGTCCGTCCGACCAAGGCCTGGCTGGGCCGGATCATCAACGCCTTCGGCGAGCCGATCGACGGCCTGGGCCCGTTGCCCCAGGGCGAGGTCCCCTATCCGCTGAAGACCTCGCCGCCGCCGGCCCACGCCCGCGGCCGGGTGGGCGAGCGCCTGGATCTGGGCGTGCGCTCGATGAACGTCTTCACCACCACCTGCCGGGGCCAGCGCCTGGGCATCTTCGCCGGCTCGGGCGTCGGCAAGTCGGTGCTGCTGTCCATGCTGGCCAAGGAGGCCACCTGCGACGCCGTCGTCGTCGGCCTGATCGGCGAGCGAGGCCGCGAGGTCCGCGAGTTCGTGGAAGAGACCCTGGGCGAGGAAGGCCTGCGCCGCGCCATCGTCGTGGTCGCCACCTCGGACGAGCCGGCCCTGACCCGCCGCCAGGCCGCCTACATGACCCTGGCGATCAGCGAGTACATGCGCGACCAGGACCAGGAAGTCCTGTGCCTGATGGACTCGGTCACCCGCTTCGCCATGGCCCAGCGCGAGATCGGCCTGGCCGCCGGCGAGCCGCCGACCACCAAGGGCTACACGCCCACCGTCTTCACCGAGCTGCCCAAGCTGCTGGAACGCGCCGGCCCCGGCCCGATCCGCCCGGACGGCACCACCGCCGCCCCGATCACCGCCCTCTTCACCGTCCTGGTCGACGGCGACGACCACAACGAGCCGATCGCCGACGCCACCCGCGGCATCCTGGACGGCCACATCGTCATGGAGCGGGCCATCGCCGAGCGCGGCCGCTTCCCGGCCATCAACGTGCTGAAGTCGATCAGCCGGACCATGCCCGGCTGCCAGCACCCGCACGAGCGCGACATCGTCAAGGGCGCGCGCCAGGTGATGGCCGCCTACGCCAACATGGAAGAACTGATCCGCATCGGCGCGTATCGCGCCGGGGCCGACCCGGTGGTCGACCGCGCGATCCGGCTAAATCCTGCGATCGAGGCTTTCCTCAGCCAGGATAAGGAAGAAGCAACTAGTCTGGACGACTCTTTCGGTCATCTGGGGCAGATCCTGGCGAGTGAGTACTGATGACCAAGTGGGCCGCCTCGCTGATCCGCATCTCGAACCACGAGGTCGAGACGCTGCAGAAACGCCTCGCCGAGATCACCGAGCGTCGCGTCGCCGCCGAACTGCGCATCGCCATGCTGGACGCCGAGGCCGAGCTGGAAGCCAAGAACGCCGAGGGCGACGCCGCCGCCGGCTGGTACATGATCGGCTACCGCGAGGGTCACAAGCGCCGCAAGGCCGACATGCTGCTGCAGGTCGAGCAGTGCCAGCAAGAAGAGGTCGGCGCCCGCGACGCCCTCTCCGAGGCCTTCGAGAACCTCAAGAAGTACGAGCACGTGGCCGAGCAGGCCAAGGTGCTGGCCGCCAAGAAGCTGGGCGCCTTCGAGTCCGCGCAGCTGGACGAGCTGAGCATCCGCCGCGCCGCCGTCGGCGGGCGCTGAGCGCCGACACGCGAAAACGGACGATCCTCGCCCGGGTCCGCGCGCATACACCAAATCTCAAGCGGCCCGCGACATTGTGTCCGCATGAGACCGACCCTCCAGGACATGGACCGCCGCGACGCCGGCCCGGCCAAGTCCCCGATCGCGATCCGCACTTAGGGGGCGCGGCGGGATGTGGGGCTTCGCGCGAACCGAGACGACGAGGGCCAACGCCAGGTTGGCCGCCCTGGTCTGCGCCTATGTCTGCGGCCTCGGCTACAGCCTGTTCCTGGCGGGCGCCACGCACAACATCCCGACGATCTGGACCGCCAACGCGGTGGCGATCGCCGCCTTCCTGGTCCTGAATCGGCGCCAAGCCGTGGCCTTCATGCTGGTCACCGCCGCGCTGCACGCGACGCTGGAGCTGACGATCGGCGCCTCGGCGCGGTTCGTGGCCCTGGTCACCGTGCTGGACACCCTCCAGACGGCCGGGACCGCCGCCCTGCTGCACGGGATGCGCGTGCCGACCCGCGTGCGCGATCCGCGCAGCCTGTTCACGGTCATCGTCGCCGCCTCGGCCTTGACCGCCATCGGCGCGATCCTGGTCAACGGCCTGATCGCGATCAGCGGCGGCCACGCCTTCTTCCGACGCTGGGGCGACTGGACCACCTCCAACGTGCTGGGCGTCGCCGTCATCCTGCCCGTCGCCCTGATCCTGATGGACCGCCGTCACCGCGAGGGCTTCCACGTCCGGCCGCTGGAGGCCGCCGCCACCCTGCTGCTGGTGATCGCCATCTCGTCCTGGGTGTTCGTCAACG
Encoded proteins:
- a CDS encoding DMT family transporter, producing the protein MSFSGSALSPSQTLHPANLYQDRRFVVGMAVLCCLLWGSAFPAVKAGYALLHVAKTDTASQMLFAGWRFLAAGLILLVLAVLNRKPLAVPKDQVARVVGLGVFQTTLQYVFFYVGLAHATGVKSSIMNATGAFFGVILAHFLFPDDRLTPRKVAGCLLGFAGVLAVNLGGKGLDFEFSLLGEGFVVAAAFVLAAASIWGKSISQKVDPMVMTGWQLSIGGAGLLAIGFAGGGALTGFDARSLALLAYMAGLSAAAFALWSLLIKHNPVGLLAVFNFLIPVFGVLLSALFLHEPVLAWKNAAALALVCGGIWLVTRKAPAKP
- a CDS encoding LytTR family DNA-binding domain-containing protein; this encodes MTTRVSDPPLLGTAREWAVDLGVAVGVGVLLGLMGPFGSFFNGGPALRIAYWAGSLTCGMLLFGGLARLAGVGARRLGWPDWTMIPPVILVGSVLQGAPLRVVAIALWPGIARAVSPLEWYGQCVAIATTLVLAYYFIRVRPYPYPRSHAPAREGLVPVETAAPALDPGAVLYLRMEDHYVRIRTEHGSRLEMGPLARVTAGLTGVEGLQVHRSWWVARRAIAGVERDGRNLRLRLVDGETAPVSRASVARLRAAGWLAAEKPA
- a CDS encoding M20/M25/M40 family metallo-hydrolase, which produces MLRPSLSALALATALVVLPASAATDPAKLVASPAFKKAVAKLDADYDRTVADIVTLTEIPAPPFKEEARAKAYLEMLKAHGLTHVEMDAEGNVMGVRPGAATQGKGPFVVIAAHLDTVFPEGTDVKVKREGTRLMAPGIGDDTRALATLLAYLRALDAAGIKTKSDILFVGNVGEEGPGDLRGIRHLFNKGAYKGRISAFFSMDGSDPSRIVDKGVGSKRYRVTFKGPGGHSYGAFGIVNPMAAMAKAVTDLYAVETPKEPKTTYSASVTGGGTSVNSIPGSVFMEFDMRSESAAELARLDQTLVGILDKAVAGENAARSTKDGKISYEAKVIGERPAGNTPQTADIVVLTAAAATALGFTPQHEDSSTDSNVPMSLGIPAVTIGAGGKAGRAHALDEWIDVEKAESLKGMQVGLAALLAVAGVD
- the ctrA gene encoding response regulator transcription factor CtrA, with amino-acid sequence MRVLLIEDDSATAQTIELMLKSEGFNVYTTDLGEEGVDLGKIYDYDLILLDLNLPDMSGIDVLRTLRVAKINTPIMILSGTAEIDTKVKTFAGGADDYMTKPFHKDEMIARIHAVVRRSKGHAQSVIKTGDIIVNLDAKTVEVNGNRVHLTGKEYQMLELLSLRKGTTLTKEMFLNHLYGGMDEPELKIIDVFICKLRKKLAASAHGKHHIETVWGRGYVLRDPNEQVNAA
- a CDS encoding alpha/beta hydrolase family protein, with protein sequence MSLRHALAAALLAAVVSSPALLPSQALAANAGFMVLREPRADGQAPVEVGIWYPTDAKPTFMALGSWGHTVAAGAPVAGEHLPLIVMSHGNGGFFGGHADTAQALAEAGFVVAALTHPGDNYKDQSRASAMSDRPAALSALIGWMLESSPLKAKLDPARVGAFGFSSGGFTVLAAAGGEPDLSKVLAHCQAHPANYDCQLTARIPIPADGLTARWIHDPRIKAVVSAAPALGFTFGADGLSGITAPVQLWKAADDEILPGDDYAEAVHRNLSRPHDYRVVPGARHFDFLTPCDTAPPGGAQALCASAPGFDRRAFHRTFNAAVTQFFTDQLVAPVKSLPGH
- a CDS encoding flagellar export protein FliJ, giving the protein MTKWAASLIRISNHEVETLQKRLAEITERRVAAELRIAMLDAEAELEAKNAEGDAAAGWYMIGYREGHKRRKADMLLQVEQCQQEEVGARDALSEAFENLKKYEHVAEQAKVLAAKKLGAFESAQLDELSIRRAAVGGR
- the fliI gene encoding flagellar protein export ATPase FliI — encoded protein: MRSLIAAVERIDPLTVYGRVAAVNGLLIEARGGLTRLAVGARVEISRMGEKPLPAEVVGFRETRALLMPFGPVEGVAPGAEIRIVPEGAVVRPTKAWLGRIINAFGEPIDGLGPLPQGEVPYPLKTSPPPAHARGRVGERLDLGVRSMNVFTTTCRGQRLGIFAGSGVGKSVLLSMLAKEATCDAVVVGLIGERGREVREFVEETLGEEGLRRAIVVVATSDEPALTRRQAAYMTLAISEYMRDQDQEVLCLMDSVTRFAMAQREIGLAAGEPPTTKGYTPTVFTELPKLLERAGPGPIRPDGTTAAPITALFTVLVDGDDHNEPIADATRGILDGHIVMERAIAERGRFPAINVLKSISRTMPGCQHPHERDIVKGARQVMAAYANMEELIRIGAYRAGADPVVDRAIRLNPAIEAFLSQDKEEATSLDDSFGHLGQILASEY
- a CDS encoding M23 family metallopeptidase, which gives rise to MQEFDPRRSATRWAPRIFIAVAGLAALGLGWKLTADDAKTPGTEKAALDPAALVALQHVAFASAEAQPGFERPENVAVKVRPGETLQGAVQRAGVAPEEAQAVVSVLQGAIDTVNIKAGMAFEAAIAQRRGQRGPARLVGLSMRASPSSTLTVSRTFDGALRLRELEEKVRDEQKVACGEMNGSFYESVANVGGTPAIISQAAKLFSHKIDFSRDIKEGDRFCLVFDRKVTESGRTIEAGDLEYAEVKGQKFYAFDRKGDAEGKTQFFDALGKNIKGFLLRTPVDGARITSTFGQRKHPVLGYTRAHKGVDFGAGTGTPILAAGDGVVLEARRWAGYGNWLRIRHSGQWDTGYGHISRYASGIRPGVHVRQGQVVAYVGSTGLATGPHLHYEVWLKGERINPVGAKVPQGTILAGSELASFKSQKARIDRMLADGGATVVGDDTPKLAAADLDRVKSSLR